A genomic stretch from Candidatus Avedoeria danica includes:
- the yndJ gene encoding YndJ family transporter has translation MAGPFTVRWRGWAARPLSQDRSDWCWSVSSHGSPNTPPLIVRLTAVHFHFAGFILPVIAATLARAYPSRLANAAAVVALLGVPSTAIGITATQLGAPHVVEALLALPMIAGALLVAAVHLGLAFGPRNLEAPMRVVALRAVVGLTLIATMALALVYALRGWLPWAPTIPQMAVWHGLGNAFGVATCGLIACWLDPATQPPVG, from the coding sequence TTGGCTGGGCCATTTACGGTTCGGTGGCGCGGATGGGCGGCCCGACCGCTGTCTCAGGATCGTTCGGACTGGTGCTGGTCGGTATCGTCGCATGGTTCGCCAAACACGCCCCCCCTCATCGTCCGCCTCACCGCCGTCCACTTCCACTTCGCCGGCTTCATTCTCCCCGTCATCGCCGCCACGCTCGCCCGCGCCTACCCCTCCCGCCTGGCCAACGCCGCCGCCGTCGTCGCCCTGCTCGGCGTCCCGTCGACCGCCATCGGCATCACCGCCACCCAGCTCGGCGCGCCGCACGTCGTCGAAGCCCTCCTCGCCCTGCCGATGATCGCCGGCGCCCTCCTCGTCGCCGCCGTGCACCTGGGCCTCGCGTTCGGCCCGCGCAACCTCGAAGCGCCCATGCGCGTCGTCGCCCTGCGCGCCGTCGTCGGCCTCACGCTCATCGCCACGATGGCCCTCGCGCTCGTCTACGCCCTGCGCGGCTGGCTGCCGTGGGCGCCGACGATCCCGCAGATGGCCGTGTGGCACGGCCTCGGCAACGCGTTCGGGGTGGCGACGTGCGGGCTCATCGCGTGCTGGCTGGATCCGGCGACGCAGCCGCCGGTGGGTTGA
- the accC gene encoding acetyl-CoA carboxylase biotin carboxylase subunit encodes MQKVLIANRGEIAVRIIRAAQELGYATVAVYSDGDRAALHVRLADEAFNIGPSPAAESYLRTDRILDVARRSGATLVHPGYGFLAENQAFAQAVIDAGLRFVGPPPAAIYAMGDKVRSRQAMIAAGVPVVPGTAEGLTDDQVLAQAPGIGFPVLIKASAGGGGKGMRRVDRAEDLADALAAARRESAKAFGDDTVYLEKLVEGARHVEIQVLGDQHGHVIHLGERECSMQRRHQKVLEECPSPAVTPELRERMGEAAVSAAKAVGYYSAGTCEFLLDENGEDFYFLEMNTRLQVEHPVTEVVTGVDIVKHMLRIALGRKLRLAQHEVRWTGHAIECRINAEDPFNNFLPSTGRVTSLQEPSGPGVRVDSALFEGYEVSLYYDPMVAKLIVRGQNRPDAILRMRRALAEYRIAGIRTTIPLHQRLMDMTQFISGAYDTSYLEHHFTMTHVEGRDFDRVAAITATLLAHQHRSDAINRLAPVGDSEWKRFGRRQGMRVSS; translated from the coding sequence ATGCAAAAGGTCCTCATCGCCAACCGCGGCGAGATCGCCGTGCGGATCATACGCGCCGCCCAGGAGCTGGGCTATGCCACCGTCGCCGTGTACAGCGACGGCGACCGTGCGGCGCTGCACGTCCGACTGGCGGACGAAGCTTTCAACATCGGCCCATCGCCCGCCGCGGAGAGCTACCTGCGAACCGACCGCATCCTCGACGTCGCGCGCCGCTCGGGCGCGACGCTCGTCCACCCCGGCTACGGCTTCCTGGCCGAGAACCAAGCGTTCGCCCAAGCGGTCATCGACGCGGGGCTGCGCTTCGTCGGCCCGCCGCCCGCCGCGATCTACGCGATGGGCGACAAGGTGCGCTCGCGGCAGGCGATGATCGCCGCCGGGGTGCCGGTCGTCCCGGGTACGGCCGAGGGGCTGACGGACGACCAAGTGCTCGCGCAAGCGCCCGGAATCGGCTTTCCGGTGCTCATCAAGGCCTCGGCCGGCGGCGGCGGCAAGGGGATGCGCCGCGTGGACCGCGCCGAGGACCTGGCGGACGCGCTGGCCGCGGCACGGCGGGAGTCCGCCAAGGCGTTCGGCGACGACACCGTCTACCTCGAGAAGCTCGTCGAGGGCGCCCGGCACGTCGAGATCCAGGTGCTGGGCGATCAGCACGGCCACGTCATCCACCTCGGCGAGCGCGAGTGCTCGATGCAGCGGCGGCACCAGAAGGTGCTCGAGGAGTGCCCGTCGCCGGCGGTGACGCCCGAGCTGCGGGAGCGGATGGGCGAAGCGGCGGTGTCGGCGGCGAAGGCGGTGGGCTACTACAGCGCCGGGACGTGCGAGTTCCTGCTGGACGAGAACGGCGAGGACTTCTACTTCCTGGAGATGAACACCCGCCTCCAGGTCGAGCACCCCGTGACCGAGGTCGTGACGGGCGTCGACATCGTCAAGCACATGCTCCGCATCGCCCTCGGCCGCAAGTTGCGCCTGGCGCAGCACGAGGTCCGCTGGACCGGCCACGCGATCGAGTGCCGGATCAACGCCGAGGACCCGTTCAACAACTTCCTGCCGTCCACCGGCCGCGTGACGTCGCTCCAGGAACCCAGCGGCCCCGGCGTCCGCGTCGACAGCGCGCTGTTCGAGGGCTACGAGGTCTCGCTCTACTACGATCCGATGGTCGCCAAGCTCATCGTCCGCGGCCAGAACCGCCCGGACGCGATCCTGCGCATGCGCCGGGCGCTGGCCGAGTACCGGATCGCCGGGATCCGCACGACGATCCCGCTCCACCAGCGCCTGATGGACATGACCCAGTTCATCAGCGGCGCCTACGACACGAGCTACCTCGAACACCACTTTACGATGACGCACGTCGAGGGCCGCGACTTCGACCGCGTCGCCGCGATCACCGCCACGCTCCTGGCCCACCAGCACCGCTCGGACGCCATCAACCGCCTGGCGCCGGTCGGCGACAGCGAGTGGAAGCGGTTCGGGCGCAGGCAAGGCATGCGGGTGTCGTCGTGA
- a CDS encoding acetyl-CoA carboxylase biotin carboxyl carrier protein subunit: protein MSIDGENLYSLLVDGVSYDLHVERREGLYTVIIEGDRYVVDVGDAHLKELIAMSRRAHEEHGGAVIKAPMPGLVVKVLVAAGEPVAADQPVAILEAMKMENELRSPAAGTVKQVNIAPGQTVNMDDVLIIVAPPEAESDAPSTNAESSAEPSTATAPPAPTR, encoded by the coding sequence ATGTCGATCGACGGCGAGAACCTGTACTCCCTCCTTGTCGACGGCGTCTCCTATGACCTGCACGTCGAGCGGCGCGAGGGGCTGTACACCGTCATCATCGAGGGCGACCGCTACGTCGTCGACGTCGGCGACGCGCACCTCAAGGAGCTGATCGCGATGAGCCGCCGCGCCCACGAGGAGCACGGCGGCGCGGTGATCAAGGCGCCCATGCCCGGCCTCGTCGTCAAGGTCCTCGTCGCCGCAGGCGAGCCCGTCGCCGCCGACCAACCGGTGGCGATCCTCGAGGCGATGAAGATGGAGAACGAGCTGCGCAGCCCGGCCGCCGGCACGGTGAAGCAGGTGAACATCGCCCCCGGGCAGACCGTGAACATGGACGACGTCCTCATCATCGTCGCCCCGCCCGAGGCCGAATCGGACGCCCCCTCCACGAACGCTGAGTCGAGCGCCGAACCTTCGACCGCCACCGCCCCGCCCGCGCCCACTCGATGA
- a CDS encoding reverse transcriptase-like protein, producing the protein MTTPTLERWQLVFDGGSLGNPGRGYGSFRLRPPGADWEPAVRLEYGDRVTNNEAEYQTLTAALARLAERAADPGRIAVEVFGDSQLVIRQLEGAWKVRTPSIRPYRDAAAVQLARFGGVKLTWQRRDKSVALLGH; encoded by the coding sequence ATGACGACCCCCACCCTCGAGCGCTGGCAGCTCGTCTTCGACGGCGGCAGCCTCGGCAACCCCGGCCGCGGCTACGGCTCGTTCCGCCTCCGCCCCCCCGGCGCCGACTGGGAGCCGGCGGTGCGACTCGAATACGGCGACCGGGTGACGAACAACGAGGCCGAGTACCAGACCCTCACCGCCGCCCTCGCCCGCCTGGCCGAGCGCGCCGCCGACCCGGGCCGCATCGCCGTCGAGGTCTTCGGCGACAGCCAGCTCGTCATCCGCCAGCTCGAGGGCGCCTGGAAGGTCCGCACGCCCAGCATTCGCCCCTACCGCGATGCGGCGGCGGTGCAGCTGGCGCGGTTCGGGGGGGTGAAGCTGACGTGGCAGCGGCGGGACAAGTCGGTGGCGTTGCTCGGGCACTGA
- a CDS encoding ketoacyl-ACP synthase III — protein MSDHERRPAPPSLPVRIAGLGAHLPQRIVSSAEIEARCGLPAGWAVRYNGVRERRWAAPGDTNSHYAATAVRAAVADAGMALADIDLLVFASGTPEQAIPDGAPLTLRALGLGGIGVAGFSVHATCLSFLAALDTVAALIAAGRYRTAVIVSAEIASIGINFDQPESATLLGDGAAAAVVVPAGGAASHGTASRIEAARFEAYGDGAALTEVRGGGTRRHSTNPATVPADNLFHMEGSALLRLVRRHGPGFLERLRPGLSSGLGDIDVVIPHQASLAGLRLLGRFGWPADSVVTTLERYGNCVAASLPLTLCEAVATGRLRRGERALLVGTGAGVSMGGMVVVY, from the coding sequence ATGTCCGATCATGAACGCCGTCCCGCGCCCCCTTCGCTTCCCGTCCGCATCGCCGGCCTCGGCGCCCATCTGCCGCAGCGCATCGTGTCCAGCGCCGAGATCGAGGCGCGTTGCGGGCTGCCGGCGGGGTGGGCGGTGCGGTACAACGGCGTGCGCGAGCGACGCTGGGCGGCGCCGGGCGACACGAACTCGCACTACGCCGCGACAGCGGTTCGGGCCGCCGTCGCCGACGCCGGGATGGCGCTTGCCGACATCGACCTGCTCGTCTTCGCCTCGGGCACGCCCGAGCAGGCGATCCCGGACGGCGCCCCGCTGACGCTGCGGGCGCTCGGCCTCGGCGGCATCGGCGTGGCGGGTTTCAGCGTCCACGCGACGTGCCTGAGCTTCCTGGCGGCGCTCGACACCGTCGCCGCCCTCATCGCCGCCGGTCGGTACCGGACGGCGGTGATCGTCTCGGCGGAGATCGCATCGATCGGGATCAACTTCGACCAGCCCGAGAGCGCGACGCTGTTGGGCGACGGCGCGGCGGCGGCCGTCGTCGTGCCGGCGGGCGGTGCGGCGTCACACGGCACGGCATCGCGCATCGAGGCGGCGCGGTTCGAGGCGTACGGCGACGGCGCGGCGCTGACCGAGGTGCGCGGCGGCGGGACGCGGCGGCACTCGACGAACCCCGCGACGGTGCCCGCGGACAACCTGTTTCACATGGAGGGATCCGCGCTGCTGCGCCTCGTCCGCCGCCACGGCCCCGGCTTCCTCGAGCGCCTCCGTCCCGGCCTGTCGAGCGGCCTCGGCGACATCGATGTCGTCATCCCCCACCAAGCCAGCCTGGCCGGCCTGCGCCTGCTCGGCCGCTTCGGCTGGCCGGCCGATTCCGTCGTCACGACGCTGGAGCGCTACGGCAACTGCGTCGCGGCGTCGCTGCCGCTCACGCTGTGCGAGGCGGTGGCGACCGGGCGGCTGCGGCGGGGGGAGCGGGCGCTGCTGGTCGGGACGGGGGCGGGGGTGTCGATGGGGGGGATGGTGGTCGTTTATTGA
- a CDS encoding adenylate cyclase, producing MTTAGAHLLATYLRTRSFDARVRTPAGVARWQERRARRFLPDVVAASPFYRSHLAGWDVESWRSWPIVDKGMLMAEFDRWTTCGVRLADALAVAEDAERSRDFAPLLGDLAVGLSSGTSGRRGVFIASARERAAWAGAVLARTMPGSILARHRVAFFLRANSQLYEAVGSRRLRFRFFDLCQPFETHLAPLAELDPTVLVGPPSLLAALADEAACGRLRMAPHKVISVAETLEPPDEARIAAAFGAPVHQVYQATEGFLAATCRRGTLHVNEDIVAIEPEWLDGTAADLAGDRGTATAVMPAGAHPHRASGTHFVPIVTDLHRATQPVIRYRLDDVLVAAARACPCGSPRRALAAVDGRRDDVFIGDGAAGRVPVFADALRRAFVVAAPEAVGWRAVQTAAGRVELAIAPLAAGGRAAEGLRAAFIDAGARPPDVEVRPLGPERPGPDKRRRLVRAWSVDAA from the coding sequence TTGACCACGGCTGGGGCGCACTTGCTCGCCACGTACCTGCGTACGCGCTCGTTCGACGCGCGGGTGCGGACGCCGGCCGGCGTCGCGCGGTGGCAGGAGCGGCGGGCGCGGCGGTTCTTGCCGGACGTCGTCGCGGCATCGCCGTTCTATCGATCGCATCTCGCCGGATGGGATGTCGAGAGTTGGCGGTCGTGGCCGATCGTCGACAAGGGCATGCTCATGGCCGAGTTCGACCGATGGACGACATGCGGCGTGCGGCTGGCGGACGCGCTGGCGGTGGCGGAGGACGCCGAGCGGTCGCGTGACTTCGCGCCGCTCCTCGGCGACCTGGCGGTCGGGCTGTCGAGCGGGACGAGCGGGCGGCGGGGGGTGTTCATCGCGAGCGCGCGGGAGCGGGCGGCGTGGGCGGGAGCGGTGTTGGCGCGAACGATGCCGGGCAGCATCCTGGCGCGGCACCGCGTGGCGTTCTTCCTGCGGGCGAACAGCCAGCTCTACGAGGCCGTCGGATCGCGGCGGCTCCGGTTCCGGTTCTTCGATCTGTGCCAACCGTTCGAGACGCACTTGGCGCCGCTGGCCGAGCTCGACCCGACCGTCCTCGTCGGGCCGCCGTCGCTGCTGGCCGCGCTGGCAGACGAGGCGGCCTGCGGGCGACTGCGGATGGCGCCCCACAAGGTCATCAGCGTCGCTGAGACGCTCGAGCCGCCGGACGAGGCCCGCATCGCCGCTGCGTTCGGCGCCCCGGTCCACCAGGTCTATCAGGCCACGGAAGGGTTCCTGGCCGCGACGTGCCGGCGCGGCACGCTGCACGTCAACGAGGACATCGTGGCGATCGAACCGGAGTGGCTGGACGGGACGGCCGCCGACCTCGCGGGGGATCGCGGCACGGCGACGGCGGTCATGCCGGCGGGCGCCCATCCACATCGAGCGTCCGGCACGCACTTCGTGCCGATCGTCACCGACCTCCACCGCGCGACGCAGCCGGTCATCCGCTACCGCCTGGACGACGTCCTCGTCGCCGCGGCGCGCGCCTGCCCGTGCGGTTCGCCGCGGCGGGCGCTGGCGGCGGTCGACGGGCGGCGGGACGATGTGTTCATCGGCGACGGGGCGGCCGGACGGGTGCCCGTGTTTGCCGACGCGCTGCGGCGGGCGTTCGTCGTCGCGGCGCCGGAAGCGGTCGGGTGGCGAGCCGTGCAGACGGCGGCGGGGCGCGTCGAACTGGCGATCGCGCCGCTCGCGGCCGGTGGGCGGGCGGCCGAAGGGCTGCGCGCGGCGTTCATCGATGCCGGGGCGCGGCCGCCGGACGTCGAAGTCAGGCCGCTCGGACCGGAGCGGCCGGGGCCGGACAAGCGGCGGCGGCTGGTGCGGGCGTGGTCCGTCGACGCAGCGTGA
- a CDS encoding MBL fold metallo-hydrolase: MTAPLPFALDVAGYCTHPGRVTRPDASWRPLRFPALFGVIEHPRTGIVLVDTGYAPRFMAATARWPEMGYRLLTPVTMPSGETAVERLAARGIRADDVRTIVVTHFHGDHIAGLRDFPRARIVFTASAWAAVADLRGLAAVRKAYLPALLPDDFSSRADALDDVRALRPLPPEVAPFGRGIDILGDATLWGVPLPGHAAGQLGVYFEAASVGPTLIAADAAWHSRSIRAPHDLHLLARLLSPDHRAWRATLDALHVLATGDAVRVVPLHCAEVAAGVGWMAPGPSSPDSSRWSLLPRRGRRGPLPPIPSPKSGGGGGC; this comes from the coding sequence ATGACCGCTCCGCTGCCTTTCGCCCTCGACGTCGCCGGCTACTGCACCCACCCCGGGCGCGTCACCCGGCCCGACGCGTCGTGGCGGCCGCTGCGCTTTCCGGCGCTGTTCGGCGTCATCGAGCACCCGCGCACGGGCATCGTGCTCGTCGACACCGGGTACGCGCCGCGGTTCATGGCGGCGACGGCGCGCTGGCCGGAGATGGGGTATCGCCTCCTGACGCCGGTGACGATGCCGTCGGGCGAGACCGCCGTCGAGCGGCTTGCGGCGCGGGGCATCCGGGCCGATGACGTCCGGACGATCGTCGTGACGCACTTTCACGGCGACCACATCGCCGGGCTGCGCGACTTCCCGCGGGCACGGATCGTCTTCACGGCCTCGGCGTGGGCGGCGGTGGCGGATCTGCGCGGGCTGGCCGCCGTCCGCAAAGCCTACCTCCCGGCGCTCCTGCCCGACGACTTCAGCAGCCGCGCCGATGCGCTGGACGACGTGCGCGCGCTCCGGCCGCTGCCGCCGGAGGTCGCGCCGTTCGGCCGCGGGATCGACATTCTGGGCGACGCGACGCTGTGGGGCGTGCCGCTGCCGGGGCATGCGGCGGGGCAACTGGGCGTGTACTTCGAAGCGGCGTCCGTCGGGCCGACGCTCATCGCCGCCGACGCGGCGTGGCACAGCCGCTCGATCCGGGCGCCGCACGACCTGCATCTGCTGGCCCGGCTGCTCTCGCCCGATCACCGCGCATGGCGGGCGACGTTGGACGCGCTGCACGTGCTGGCGACGGGCGACGCCGTGCGGGTGGTGCCGCTGCATTGCGCGGAGGTGGCGGCGGGGGTGGGGTGGATGGCGCCGGGACCTTCCTCTCCAGACTCCTCGCGATGGTCGCTGCTTCCGCGGCGAGGCCGACGAGGCCCTCTCCCCCCGATCCCCTCCCCCAAGTCTGGGGGAGGGGGAGGATGCTAG
- a CDS encoding NAD-dependent epimerase/dehydratase family protein, producing the protein MRAVVTGATGFLGGHLARRLAADGWSVVGLGRDQAAGAALEAAGVPFMRHDLAMDDAHRAGAPLNDICRSADVVFHCAALSTPFGPMAAFRAANVVGTAAVIAACREGRVGRLVHVSSPSVCFRWRDRLAVHEGDPLPRPATRYAASKHAAEGLIAAAVAEGLTAVVLRPRALIGPGDTAVLPRIVAALERGRLPVIGDARAVADVTVVDNAVDALIAAATAPEGIVRGRTYHVSNGAPVPIWPMIARLAEALELPPPRGHLPQRIAFAIGWTNEIAHAALRRPGEPQLSRYAVAVLSTSQTLDIGAARRDLGWAPRRPAEDGLARFVAWWRAGRPADVERFGTHGTQ; encoded by the coding sequence ATGCGCGCCGTCGTCACCGGCGCCACCGGTTTCCTCGGCGGCCACCTGGCACGGCGACTGGCAGCCGACGGCTGGTCCGTCGTCGGGCTCGGGCGCGATCAGGCGGCCGGGGCGGCGCTCGAGGCGGCCGGCGTGCCGTTCATGCGGCACGACCTGGCGATGGACGACGCGCATCGGGCGGGGGCGCCGCTGAACGACATCTGTCGATCGGCCGATGTCGTGTTCCACTGCGCCGCGCTGTCGACCCCGTTCGGCCCGATGGCTGCGTTCCGTGCCGCGAACGTCGTCGGCACGGCCGCCGTCATCGCCGCCTGCCGGGAAGGCCGCGTCGGGCGGCTGGTCCACGTCTCCTCCCCCAGCGTGTGCTTCCGGTGGCGGGACCGCCTGGCCGTGCATGAGGGCGATCCGTTGCCGCGGCCGGCGACGCGGTACGCCGCGAGCAAACACGCGGCCGAGGGGCTGATCGCCGCGGCCGTGGCGGAAGGACTCACCGCGGTCGTGCTGCGGCCGCGTGCGCTCATCGGGCCGGGCGACACCGCGGTCCTGCCGCGGATCGTGGCGGCGCTCGAACGCGGGCGCCTGCCGGTCATCGGCGACGCGCGGGCGGTGGCGGACGTGACGGTGGTGGACAACGCGGTGGATGCGCTCATCGCAGCGGCGACGGCGCCCGAGGGCATCGTGCGGGGTCGGACCTACCACGTCTCGAACGGCGCGCCGGTTCCGATCTGGCCGATGATCGCGCGCCTTGCCGAGGCGCTCGAGCTGCCGCCGCCGCGCGGACACCTGCCGCAGCGCATCGCGTTCGCCATCGGCTGGACGAACGAGATCGCCCACGCCGCGTTGCGGCGGCCCGGCGAGCCGCAGCTGTCGCGGTACGCCGTTGCCGTTCTGTCGACGAGCCAAACGCTGGACATCGGCGCGGCGCGGCGCGACCTCGGCTGGGCGCCGCGGCGGCCGGCCGAGGACGGGTTGGCGCGGTTCGTGGCATGGTGGCGTGCAGGGCGGCCCGCGGACGTCGAGCGGTTCGGAACACACGGCACGCAATGA
- a CDS encoding methylmalonyl-CoA mutase: MSRRHPSAPAAATPTTTGEHVSPPDDATTAWRNDILAPFVAKTGLRRPSFATDSGLPLDDIDTPADIADLDIARDLGLPGTYPFTRGIYPSMYRGRLWTMRQYAGFASAAESNARYRYLLDHGQTGLSVAFDLPTQIGYDPDHAMAAGEVGKVGVSIASLADMEVLFDSIPLDRVSTSMTINATASVLLALYVAVAKQQGVPMAALKGTVQNDILKEYIARGTYIYPPAPSLRLITDMFRFCADEMPGWNPISISGYHIREAGATAPQEIAFTLANAIAYVDAARRTGLDVDRFMPQLSFFFVAQNNLLEEVAKFRAARRLWARIARDRFGAKDPRSMMLRFHTQTAGVALTAQQPTNNVVRVAIQALAAVLGGTQSLHTNSMDEALGLPTEEAVKVALRTQQILAAESGVADVVDPLAGSYLVERLTDELEAEAEALIARIDAFGGALAAIETGWTAAQIADSAYRLQREVEAGERDIVGVNRYVDDAELETPVLRIDEAVERQRAADLAALRARRDGASAANALDALRAAAASEANLMPPIIACVEAYATLGEICDVLRATFGEHRPAVVL, from the coding sequence ATGAGCCGACGGCACCCATCCGCCCCCGCTGCTGCCACGCCGACGACGACTGGCGAGCACGTTTCGCCTCCCGATGACGCAACCACCGCCTGGCGCAACGACATCCTCGCCCCCTTCGTCGCCAAGACCGGCCTCCGCCGCCCGTCCTTCGCCACGGACAGCGGCCTGCCGTTGGACGACATCGACACGCCCGCGGACATCGCCGACCTCGACATCGCGCGCGACCTCGGCCTGCCCGGCACCTACCCGTTCACCCGCGGCATCTACCCCAGCATGTATCGCGGCCGGCTATGGACGATGCGCCAGTACGCCGGCTTCGCCTCGGCCGCCGAGTCGAACGCCCGCTACCGCTACCTCCTCGACCACGGCCAGACCGGCCTCTCCGTCGCGTTCGACTTGCCGACGCAGATCGGCTACGACCCGGACCACGCGATGGCGGCAGGCGAGGTCGGCAAGGTCGGTGTTTCGATCGCCAGCCTGGCCGACATGGAGGTCCTCTTCGACTCCATCCCCCTCGACCGGGTGAGCACGTCGATGACGATCAACGCCACCGCGTCCGTCCTCCTCGCGCTCTACGTCGCCGTCGCCAAGCAGCAGGGCGTGCCGATGGCCGCGCTCAAGGGCACCGTCCAGAACGACATCCTCAAGGAGTACATCGCCCGCGGGACGTACATCTACCCGCCGGCGCCCAGCCTGCGCCTGATCACGGACATGTTCCGCTTCTGCGCCGACGAGATGCCGGGCTGGAACCCGATCAGCATCTCGGGCTACCACATCCGCGAGGCCGGCGCCACCGCCCCGCAGGAGATCGCCTTCACGTTGGCCAACGCCATCGCGTACGTCGACGCCGCGCGCCGCACCGGCCTCGATGTCGACCGCTTCATGCCGCAGCTCTCGTTCTTCTTCGTCGCCCAGAACAACCTCCTGGAAGAAGTGGCCAAGTTCCGCGCCGCGCGGCGCCTCTGGGCCCGCATCGCCCGCGACCGCTTCGGCGCGAAGGACCCGCGCAGCATGATGCTCCGCTTCCACACCCAGACCGCGGGCGTCGCCCTCACCGCCCAGCAGCCGACGAACAACGTCGTCCGCGTCGCCATCCAGGCGCTGGCGGCGGTTCTCGGCGGCACGCAGAGCCTGCACACGAACTCGATGGACGAGGCGCTCGGTCTGCCGACCGAGGAGGCCGTCAAGGTCGCGCTCCGCACGCAGCAGATCCTCGCCGCCGAGTCCGGCGTCGCCGATGTCGTCGACCCGCTCGCCGGCAGCTACCTCGTCGAGCGCCTCACGGACGAACTCGAAGCCGAGGCCGAGGCCCTCATCGCGCGCATCGACGCCTTCGGCGGCGCGCTCGCGGCGATCGAGACAGGCTGGACGGCCGCCCAGATCGCCGACAGCGCCTACCGCCTCCAGCGCGAGGTCGAGGCCGGCGAGCGGGACATCGTCGGCGTGAACCGCTACGTCGACGACGCCGAACTCGAGACGCCCGTGCTCCGGATCGACGAAGCCGTCGAGCGCCAGCGCGCGGCCGACCTGGCCGCCCTGCGCGCCCGCCGCGACGGTGCCTCCGCCGCCAACGCCCTCGACGCGCTCCGCGCCGCCGCCGCGTCGGAGGCCAACCTCATGCCGCCGATCATCGCGTGCGTCGAGGCGTACGCCACGCTCGGGGAGATCTGCGACGTGTTGCGCGCGACCTTCGGCGAACACCGCCCCGCCGTGGTCCTGTAG
- the mce gene encoding methylmalonyl-CoA epimerase codes for MISPNHPIRIHHIAVVVPDTAAALAFWRDGLGLAVGGVHDEPAQGVAVTFLPVGEGAIELVEPTDAASGIARFLGSRGPGMHHVCLEVDDLDAAVAHLKARNVRLITEAPITNSSGRRLIFVHPAAAGGVLVELYDAVGDDASNRP; via the coding sequence ATGATCAGCCCGAACCACCCGATCCGCATCCACCATATCGCCGTCGTCGTTCCCGACACCGCCGCCGCCCTCGCCTTCTGGCGCGACGGCCTCGGCCTTGCCGTCGGCGGTGTCCACGACGAGCCGGCCCAGGGCGTCGCCGTCACGTTCCTCCCGGTCGGCGAGGGGGCGATCGAGCTCGTCGAGCCGACGGACGCGGCGTCCGGCATCGCCCGCTTCCTGGGGAGCCGCGGCCCGGGGATGCACCACGTCTGCCTCGAGGTGGACGACCTCGATGCGGCCGTCGCCCACCTCAAGGCACGGAACGTGCGGCTGATCACCGAGGCGCCCATCACCAACAGCAGCGGGCGCCGGCTGATCTTCGTCCACCCGGCCGCAGCGGGCGGCGTGCTCGTCGAGTTGTACGATGCCGTGGGCGACGACGCATCCAATCGGCCGTGA